Part of the Eleginops maclovinus isolate JMC-PN-2008 ecotype Puerto Natales chromosome 3, JC_Emac_rtc_rv5, whole genome shotgun sequence genome is shown below.
ACAGATATTATACAATGCCATAATGCAAGTTTTTCTAACCATTATTACAATTTTTACATTCATCAGGAATCTGCAATCACACATCCCTTCTTTATGTTTGACGAGAtaatgtacatttgaaaaacctCTACACAGGGGTTCTGTGTTTTTCATGCATTAAAACGAAATAAAATCCTGCCTCATTTGAAACCTTTCAATTTCTTTTGTGTTGTAACATTCTCTGTACACACTGGGGGGTGCCATGTGGTCTGCTAACACCACCTTAAAGTTGTAGCTATAACAAATAATCTTGATTTGACTTtctcaattaaaatgttgtttacagAACAATTCAGTATAACTTTAAGGGAGACTAAATGTTTTCACCCATTAATATAATTGAATGTTTAATGTAGGGATATAAGTAGCAagtacttttgtttttcattacttCCCCATTCATCTACTCACTTATTTAATCTTCAAACAATGAATCTATAATAGAATACATACGTTCAGTGTATTATAAAGGGGAAACAAAGTTTGGCATTGATTTCTCttaaaaaacaaccatttttaGAGTTTATCATTCATCAAATTAATTGCAGATCAAAATATGTCAATTGGCTATTAAAGAAGTCATTGTTTCAGCTGTAGTTTAGGAATAAACATTTTGCAGTCTGCAAAATAAAAGATACTGCAATATTTCGATTCAAGGTTCTTACCAGTTATATGGCTAAAAATGGAAACGCCAACCGTGATATAAGGAAACATCTTCTTAAATCTTTCGGGGAGTAAATAATAACCAAATATACAAGTAGGATCATTAGTTTCTGATGTTTTACATTGGAAATTCGTACTTACCTACTATGGCTTGTATTTTGTCCGACTTAATTTATAATTTTACAAGCAGATTAggatttaaacttttttttaaaaatccaattaattttttttttttttttttttgtcctctgcTTTCACTACAAAGTTCTGGTTGTGTTGTATGTTCATGTGTTGCTCAGTAGAGGCTCTGATATTCTCCTGGCTGGAGCGAGAAGCACAAGATGTCCCCAGTGTATCACGGTATGTTCACATCTGTTGCCCTCATTTAAACACCAGTTCACTTCCTCCCAGAGATCCAGCTCAGTGGTTTGGACCGGAGCTTCAGTGGAATACAGGttgccaaaaaaaacacacacatagacaacttaacttttccctttttctgaacatatactgtagctgtcattttttttcccttctgtaTGACTGACACTGCACATTACAATCACATCTCAGCCAATATATTAACAtgccaaaaaagaaaaaacatggtaTGTATATCcgttaaataaagtattctgccTCAGTGAATATATTGTGTCACACAAATGTGAGAGATGTTTGCCCAGCATcttgttgttaatttaaaaaaatgtttgcttaaATAACATATAAGATTGATTTCAGAATTGTTGCAACCAATTATATTCTGTTATTTTCCTGTGTCTTTTGGAGTATTAATAATACTGATAATCACTGACTTTGGAAATAAACTAAATCCCAGGTAAACAGTTGAAAGGTTATATTAATTCAGATTCATCCATTACTACACCATTTTTGGTTACTCAATGGCATGTAATGAGTTGTAGGCTCCTAGTTTTGTTATtggaaaagtacatttttcaaaaaaggtAAACTGAATAGTATGGAAATCTAATCAACTGCTAGTTTAAGAGACCCAGTAAAGAGGACAGCCACATCCGCTATTGATCTGGTTGTGTTATTGCCATTAAAGCAGACCTCCCCCTCACCCTGTACTTCATATAGACCCAGCACTTCCTCTCAGGTCAAAGGAAATGGGTTTTCCACATGTCTTCTACATTAAGTCACAACTCCAAACAAGTcttgctgaaaaaaaaagaatctagCTGGCTCCAAACTGAACCTCTTTTTTTGCAAACCATGGCATAGACGGTGAAAATTGATCCTACAATATGATGGACATAAGATATCAACATACAAACCATGTACAATCTAATTTACAATAATGTTGTTCTTATACACTTCTGTTACTTTGACAAAGTACAACAATTATagttgattgttttttaaatcatctttgttaaactttgttttaAGCTTTATGTTGTATCTTGGAGtaaattgtagtttttgtaaAACGAATTAACTTCACCTTCAGCCCAACATTTAGGACAACCTTGTTTAGCTTTGCAACCTTTTGCATAATTTGCTAGCTAGCTTGTTGACATTCAACAGGGAGAAAACTCGTGACTGTTTAATTAACGTTCACTTAGGTAGTTAACGATAGCTAGCTTCAATAAAAACAGCTGACAGTAATGTGTTCGGCATACATACTATACTATGGCTAGCGTCTAAATTAGTTTAAACTAATGTTTGTGTATCTGCGCCCACTTTCCAAACTCACCACGCATCCAATCTCTCCACATCAGCTGGCCACCGCTCTCTCCCAGCCCCTGCCCGGATCCGCCCCCCTGTGCTAACCTGGTTGTAGTGTCCATGTGTGCACAGCGGGGGCGACGTGGGTAGGTCTCTCGGTACTTTCTCCATCTACTCAACCACTGCACCCTTATCcgttcctttctctctcccagaGACAAAACTCACATAACATGGACTTCTTGGGTCTCTGTTCAGCGGTTCTTTTGCTCACCTTGGTCACTCGAAGCTCCGCGGCGGGTTCGGACGCGCCCCGAGGAGTCGCGGTCGGGTTCGTTTTTGACCCCAAAGCGATATGCGAACCGCCGTGCGAACACGGAGGCGTCTGCATCCGCAACAACACATGCTTCTGCTCCAAGGGCTACGAAGGAGAGACCTGCCAGTATGGTGATGTTACAatcattgtatttgttttattagctGCGTGtgtaaaatgttgtgttattATAAAAGTATACAAATATGTTGTTTGAGTGAGTATACAGTGCAGTTTTTAATATAGCTatattttcctcctcttgtAGAGGAAACAATGCTCAGAGATGTATGGATGatgcattaaaaacacttatttCAAGTGTCATGCTCTTAAATGTAAACCCATAATGCATTTTATAAGACTGTAATGTATCTTGCATCAGTTTAATGCTGATTATTTTAGGTTTGTGTCAGGATACTGAATGTAGCTGTTTTGAGTTTAAGATCTTGATTGCCAAAAGAGAGCATACAGTATACCTCTTCATCATAATGACTTATTCTACTGTAAGTTTTACAATATCTTAGATCAACGCTATGAGTgttaatgtcaacatttttgtgtgaataCAGCCAATTGTTATCCCAAATGTAAGAATGGAGGAACATGTCTTCGTCCTGGAAAATGCAGATGTCCTCCAGCATATGGAGGACGATACTGTCACAAAGGTAAGCAGGGTTTATTTGCAgttatttgtcatttaaatatctTGCTGGttcaacaattattttgtaGTTGTTTAGTTGTTGTCtatttttaaattcagtgtCGATATTAGTCTTAATGCATTTGTTCTGCATCAATCCTGTAGTAGTTGGTACGggttagaaaataaatcagttgaCTTGCAAGATAAATACCAGGACAGGGGGAATTTAGGAATGTCACTAAGTAAAATATGTCTAAAATAAGTGTTGACAAAAATACTTAAGGACAGGACAGGTAAACTATCATCACAGTGATCTGTGTCTCTTTCCACAGTGACTTGTGAAGGTGGCTGCTGGAATGGAGGGGAATGCAACGCTGTTAATGGAGTGACCAAATGTATCTGCCCCTCGAGCTGGACCGGCTCAAAATGCCAAGATGGTCTGTACATTTTATGGCCTTATCTAATTACCCTATTAACACCAAAGGTCGAAGTCACCAAATGGAGCTGGTCTCTCAGCAGGAGCTATTCATCCTCAGCAGCACACTAAAATACTTCTGGTTCTGGTTCCAAGTTGCTGTCAGGATGGAAACCAGAAAATCATAACTCAGTTGTAATAATGAATTACATAATTTTGTGCTATAAAGATTAAATTGCCTTCACACTTTGGGTTAATGCCTTTTCCCTGTCTTGCTAAGAATTGAATGAGAAGATTGTTACTTGGACATGGGGTAACTGCTTGGCTGGCTATGAAATAGACCAACGCATAACACTTTTTCAAACCACAACTAATTGTTTTTATGCTTCCATTTTTGTATGGATTCTACAAACGAGATGTGTTGAATAGTTATGTTCAGAGGTTTTGGTAGACTGGTTTTGTTTCCTTCAGGCAGAGCCAGGCCTAAAAAAAAGCTAGTTAATGTGAGCTCTGTATTTTTTCCCATGCAGCGATCTGTCCACAAGGCTGTAGGAACGGGGGAATTTGTGTGGCTCCAGGAATCTGCAGCTGTCCAGAGGGATGGCTGGGTGGTGCCTGCCACACTGGTGAGTTCAACCTGTTCCCAAAGACCAAACACTTCCACATGCATGAATGCATTTTACAAgcctggttttttttttgcttccttTTGCGTCCATTCaaagttttgttctttttaGATTTGGTTGTGCTTTCCCAGGATCCCTGTTAACTGTATACAACTTACTCTGCAGATACAAATTAGATATCAGTCCGCCAAACAGCTGATAATtgtataaatcaaatgtgtatATCTGCTTAGGGAAAATCCTTAGCTAAGGGTTTTGCCAGATGTGACAAAAACCCAGACCTGGAAATGGTTCTCATATCAGTTTCTGGATTTGTGGTGTTTAGATTTACAAGCACTAGTTGTAAGGCTAGAGGCCGTACTTTTCTTCGGTTTTACAAATTATTGAACacgttgttttgtttattttgtctctgCTAAAGCTGTGTGCACTAAGTCCTGCCTGAATGGAGGAAAGTGTATTTCTCCAGACAAATGCCGCTGCCGTCCTCCTTTCTTTGGCCTTCGTTGCGAGGAGAGGAAGAAGTCCTACTAGTGCCGACCAGGTCAAAGGGCACAGAGGCTTTATGCTAATGTGGACAATTCAATGATTTTGCAGAAACAtgtagtttttacattttttctactATATGTAATTTGTTTTGAAGAAACCTTGAACTTTTTAAGTGTTCTCACTTGACTGTATGAACATGATATGTACTGTAGCTTTTGCCAATAAATGAGTAAAAGAGATTttaccaaaacaaaagcacataaCTTGAacattctttattttgtcatatAACTTGTACCACagtgtaattttttttttatacaaaatcaAAACCCTTTATATATATCCCCAAAACATGGAATTACTTTACCCCGACCAACAATATATTAATGGAagcaatacagaaaaaaacatggcatAACACCATGTCTTCAGTCTTCAACATGTACCTGATGTGAACCTTTACATGAGCCATAAACAGTAAAGCggcataacatttattttcccataAGTGAGAAACAAACAGTGCAGTTTGGCTAAATACTGAAAAATCCTATTCATAACCTACACTTTATGAAAGAATTATCACTGAAACAGAGTTATTTGTTGTCTACTCATTTCACATAATACTGTGCAGTAACATTCACATCTGTAGAAAGTCTCATCTATGCTGATGCATTAACCAGATGTGTGTTACTGTGAGCCTTGAGGTAGTGATATACAGAGCAGACATGTGCAATCCATCATGTCCCCCTGTTAGCCTTCAAATTTGCAAAGAGTCGATTTCACAACAATTTATGATGCCCTCATCTTGCTTTGTGCATTTTGTTGCTCCTATCATCccatttctcttttctcctccatcATGCTTGTGATGCCTGTAAAGGtgcaaacagaaataaatacatagaaaCATTAGATTTCAAATGCTATGTTTTATGATACATCCAAGGTGgctttttaattcatttgaagcctatgtccttttgtttttcgTGTTGTACTGTAATATGAAACCATAGAGCAAAGCATCATTTTCTCTGAAAGATTATCACTGTGCTGAAGGTGTTTTAGAATCCTCAAAGACTTAACAAGTATTTCATTTGTCATGAATAATTGGTAAAtagatgtgttttctttcccagcAAAAACATGGTATACTTCAGATTGCAATTTCAATCCGTCACAAAACACATCTATGATTCAGTCTCAACCATCAGACGACTGTCCGAGATCTTTTAACGTTGCCAGACATTTATCTTTCTTATTGCTTCTACCACTGAACTACACAGtgacatgtactgtataaagtGCAGCTCCTTTTCTGACCTTTATAGCACAGGTGAGGCCCTTGTAGCCTCTCCGACAGTAGCAGTAGTCAGGAAGGACACACCTGCCTCCGTTCAGACACTGCTGTTTACAAACCGCTGAGGAGAGGATCAATGTATCAGAAGTTAGCATGtaagacatttagaaaaaataatgaaaacaataaaatgataaaacacatgTGTCTGTTTATCCTGACAACAAACACCAAAATAGCACAAATTAGGTTTGGGTAGGCCAGAGGGCGAGTGCACTGAGTTGTATATCCTTTGTTTTATCATGAATGAACTCACGTGTTTGACACTGGAGACCTTCCCAGCCGGAGGGACAGTGGCAGGTGTTTGGTCCCAAACACTCGCCAccatttttacacttttgcaGACACACAGCTACAGTGAGAAAAACGGAGGGAGGCATGAACTCAGTCTACAGCAGCTTGGTGAATAATGTTGGCATAAGATCTGACACACTCAATTCTGACATGACTTGAATGCTTTAACAAAGATATGGATTAAAGACACAGCAACAAAtgctgaataaatacataattccAAGATTTAAATTATACCTTTGctatatttggtgtatataaataaaacatgtagtCACTCACGTATGTTGCACCTCATCCCTCTCCACCCTGACGCACAGGAGCATGTGTTGGGTCCTACACATTTGCCTTTGTTCATGCAAATTGGCTCACATACacctgcaacacatttttttatacattagaGTGACATAGAGAGTTGTGGTCTGCCAGTGGCTAAATTCACTTTACAGCAAGTAAGagttaaataagttaaaatatgCAGTCAGTGACATTACTCACTCCTTTGACACCTTTTTCCAGTGTAGCCTTCAGGGCATGAGCATACATTGTTCCTCATACACTGACCTCCATTCTTACAAGGTGGGCTGCATAGagctgaaaaacacaataatattaaactgaaaaaaacaacaggagactcaataataaagaaaataatcataaatataaataaccaTAGTCTGGTATGTCAAACAGTTCTgtccaaacaaacaacaaaaatcacCACATCTCTCCTCTCATCCATCCTTTTCCACTGCACATGGTAAACTGGCGTATTAcgaaggaaaagaaaaccccTGAGTTTTGGACCTGACCTTGTACTGTGATCTGTTCAAGTGCCTGCAGGATTCAGCCaattattaatgtattgttGGTAAAAAACTTAGCATTGCAACTGAGTGTCAGATCTTTTGAAAGTATTCTGGTATCTTTGCTGATACTTCTGccagtttctttatttaaatctggTAATTTTATACATACAAAAATTCCCAtagatttatttcatttatcacAAACTCTTCATTTAAACCCAAAAGAGGAAGTTTTTCATGGTTTGGAGATTGGTAACAAACATTTGATATATGTTGAGAGAAACATGAAGCTCTTAAATGGATAATTTTTTCACCAGAGAAGGATTACCTTACAGGTTCTGATTTGATGCAGTTTAAAAAGCCAGTATCAGCTAACTAATACATCTCGTTAATCCTGACTGTTACTGTATTTAATTGCCTTATCATGCAAGCTACCACCTCAAAGTTCCTCTCCTAGGGCAAGAAATAGATACAGGATTTTCTGCGCGCTCCTTCTCTGGGGTTGAACAGCAGAGCAgtaaaatgtgtcagtgtgaTAAATAAACATCAGTTTTACCAATTTGACACTGGGAGCCATAGAAGCCACTGGGACAGGCACAGATGTTGGGCCTAATGCATGTTCCTCCATTTAGACAGACGGGGTTACATTGAGCTAAGGAAGACACAAAGCAGCATTTAGATTATACAGATTTGTTGCTTacgtttttttcttaaaatctaTTGTATAAGGCAGACAAAAAAagcctgtttgttttcctgtatgACAACTTCATGTAGATGCATTGTGAATACACACTTGATGATGGGTGTAACCTTGTACCTGAGTAACATGTTGGTCCATACCAGCCTGGTTGGCATTCGCAGACATCAGGAGAAATGCACTCTCCTCCATTTTCACAGTGCCTATTACAAACCACTGAAACAGAGGAATCATTATTATTGACAATTCTAAAATGTGCCGACTATAGAAACTCAGAAACCAT
Proteins encoded:
- the seraf gene encoding von Willebrand factor D and EGF domain-containing protein — translated: MDFLGLCSAVLLLTLVTRSSAAGSDAPRGVAVGFVFDPKAICEPPCEHGGVCIRNNTCFCSKGYEGETCQYANCYPKCKNGGTCLRPGKCRCPPAYGGRYCHKVTCEGGCWNGGECNAVNGVTKCICPSSWTGSKCQDAICPQGCRNGGICVAPGICSCPEGWLGGACHTAVCTKSCLNGGKCISPDKCRCRPPFFGLRCEERKKSY